TTCGCTCGACTGGGATCTCGACGATGTCGAGTCCCGCCCGCCAGATGCGCGCCCACAGCTCGATGGGCATCGCATAGCCGGCCTCGGACAGCTTGAGGCCGCCCAGCATCGCGACGTCATAGCCCTTGAACCCGCAGAACGCATCGGTGAGCGTCCACCCGGTCGCATCGTTGATCATGGCGGTCACGCGAGCGTTGATCTCACGTCGATCCGTGGGAACCGCACCCGCCGCCCCGCTGCCCGGAAGGTAGCGCGAACCGGAGACCACGCGGGCCCCCTGCTCCAGTGCCGAGAAGAACTGCGGGATGTGGGCCGGCTCGTGCTGCCCGTCGCAGTCCATCGTGACGAGCCGCTCGATCCCGATCTCCCGGGCGACGTCGAACCCGATGCGCAACGCGCAACCGTACCCGCAGTTGCAATCCATCCGCACGACAGCGATGTCATTGCGGGTCGCCAAGATGCGCGGGGTCTCATCGGTGGATCCATCGTCGACGACGATGATCTCGCCCGGATAGTAACCGCGCACGGCATCGAGCACGTCGGCCACGGTCGCAGCCTCGTTGTACACCGGCATGAGTACCGCGTCGCGCACCTACGCCTCCTCGAGGACAGGTGTGTTGGCCGGGGCCGCCTCGATGACCTCGAAACTCGTCGTGACGTTGACCTCGTCGGAGAGCATCCCCTTGACC
The window above is part of the Coriobacteriia bacterium genome. Proteins encoded here:
- a CDS encoding glycosyltransferase family 2 protein, translated to MPVYNEAATVADVLDAVRGYYPGEIIVVDDGSTDETPRILATRNDIAVVRMDCNCGYGCALRIGFDVAREIGIERLVTMDCDGQHEPAHIPQFFSALEQGARVVSGSRYLPGSGAAGAVPTDRREINARVTAMINDATGWTLTDAFCGFKGYDVAMLGGLKLSEAGYAMPIELWARIWRAGLDIVEIPVERIYCDHNRSFGAALDDPESRWNYYVDVWNRAIEEGE